The genome window TCTCCAACTGATTTGAATACAATAAAACAATTAGCACCCAGTATTTCTAACCAAATAGCAGATATAATAATTGATACAAATAATTATTTCAAACATCCCGAAGATACATTAAAAAGTGAAATAAATTGGATTATAAAAGGAAGTGATGACGCTTTTCAGAACGTTTCACGAACAGGGAAACTCATGTTTCTCTTAAAGGAAGCATTGTGGAAACAAGATTTAGATTTAAATGAAAAGGACAATAAAATTAACTCCACCGTAAAAGAATTAAGGAGTATTATTGAAAAAGGGGGAATAACTAATAAGGAAGAATTTATATCAAAAACTGAAATATATACCAATAAGTTTTTAGAAATGTTTCATTTAGATAGAATTGATTCTGAAACATCTCAACAAGCATTGGGAGATTCTGTTCCATCAAAAGATGGAGGTGAAGAGGGTGAGAGTATAATCATTTCTGATCCCGACAAAGTAAAAGATGCAATTAATCAGTTAGCACAAGAGACAAGCGTCGATGAGTTTTTAGATATATTAGAATCTTCTGGTATAAAGACTTTATCCGAGGAGGAAAAGGAAATAGTTTGGTTCGAGGCCCAAAATATTGACGAAATTCCACTTGTAATTGATACATCTACAAAATCTAAAAATGAATTGTCATTCCCATCATCATGGAATATTGGAGATCCTGTAGAAGATTTAGATTTGCTACTCACATTACAAAGTATGCCAAAAATATTACCAGGTATATCTACAAAAAAATGGGAAAAACAATACTCGTCAATTAAAGGTGCCGATAAAAAGGATTCTGATTTATTATTGGTTATTGATACATCAGGAAGTATGGGGAGCATTAAGGAACAAGGAAGCAGGTTAAATGAAGCCGTCCTTGCTTCTTTTGGTTTTGTAAAATACTTTGAAAATAAGAAAGCTGAGATCGCACTAGTTAACTATTCTTCTACTAGAAAAACTCAAAATTGGACAAAACAGTATGAACTTATCAAGAAACTGCTATTGTTCAGTTGGGGAAGTGGTACCGAATTCCCGATAAATTCAATTGAAAATTTAGTTGAAGAGAAGAAGGATAATTTAGTTATTGTTGTGATGACCGATGGTGAAATTCAAAACTGGAATCAAA of Bacteroidota bacterium contains these proteins:
- a CDS encoding VWA domain-containing protein; translated protein: SPTDLNTIKQLAPSISNQIADIIIDTNNYFKHPEDTLKSEINWIIKGSDDAFQNVSRTGKLMFLLKEALWKQDLDLNEKDNKINSTVKELRSIIEKGGITNKEEFISKTEIYTNKFLEMFHLDRIDSETSQQALGDSVPSKDGGEEGESIIISDPDKVKDAINQLAQETSVDEFLDILESSGIKTLSEEEKEIVWFEAQNIDEIPLVIDTSTKSKNELSFPSSWNIGDPVEDLDLLLTLQSMPKILPGISTKKWEKQYSSIKGADKKDSDLLLVIDTSGSMGSIKEQGSRLNEAVLASFGFVKYFENKKAEIALVNYSSTRKTQNWTKQYELIKKLLLFSWGSGTEFPINSIENLVEEKKDNLVIVVMTDGEIQNWNQTFDLFKELLQLRNKVFLFLMDGSTNKDKYDDLKNYGGFVEDVSTVNEIRNIVFSEIAE